A single genomic interval of Macadamia integrifolia cultivar HAES 741 chromosome 6, SCU_Mint_v3, whole genome shotgun sequence harbors:
- the LOC122080894 gene encoding chromosome transmission fidelity protein 8 homolog, with protein sequence MQIQVKCSCGEENCPEWAIVELQGVIEAQPFVQDRLQNLEIGCLCHTSSEGKYTFTVGYHELSGSKVPLKKPFLVLKKKKVVNVELEKNDSSASSKIELEIVGIIRQRILFKTRPKALISKPKLSVKEKITRPCPIVN encoded by the exons atgcagaTTCAAGTGAAGTGCAGCTGCGGCGAAGAGAATTGCCCAGAGTGGGCAATAGTCGAATTGCAGGGTGTAATCGAAGCTCAACCCTTCGTTCAAGATCGTCTCCAGAACCTTGAAATCGGATGCCTTTGCCATACTTCCTCTGAG GGTAAGTACACATTCACTGTTGGGTATCATGAGTTGTCGGGATCAAAAGTACCCTTGAAGAAACCATTCTTAGttctgaagaaaaagaaagtggtGAACGTCGAGCTAGAGAAGAATGATTCTTCTGCTTCATCAAAGATAGAACTGGAAATCGTTGGCATCATTCGTCAACGCATTTTGTTCAAAACCAGACCAAAGGCcctgatatcaa aaCCAAAGCTGTCAGTGAAGGAAAAGATCACTAGGCCATGTCCCATAGTCAACTGA